The Mangrovibacterium diazotrophicum DNA window AGAAGACCTCGACAATATTACCGGCCCGATGAGCGACGCCACCATTCGTTTGCGTGAAGAAGTGGCCGAGCAGATCAAAGCGTTGTACGACATGATTGAGATGGGCAAAGCCTATGAACTCGATCTTTCCCGTCCGGCAGAAACTGCCCGCGAAGCCGTACAATGGACCTACATGGCTTACCTGGCTGCGGTAAAAGAGCAAGACGGAGCTGCCATGTCACTGGGAAGTGTGTCGTCGTTCCTTGATATTTTCATCGATCGTGACCTGGAAGCCGGGTTGATTACAGAAGAACAGGCGCAGGAATACATCGACCAGTTTGTAATGAAGCTGCGCATGGTTCGTCACCTGCGTATGGAAGCTTACGAACAAATTTTTGCGGGCGACCCGACCTGGGTAACCGAATCAATCGGCGGTATGCTGATGGACGGACGCAGCAAAGTAACCAAAACAGCGTTCCGCTTCCTCAACACCCTTTACAATCTGGGACCGTCACCGGAGCCGAACATCACGATTTTGTGGTCGCAACAATTGCCACTGCACTTTAAAGAGTTCTGTGCCAAGGTTTCGATCGACACCTCGTCTATTCAATATGAAAACGACGACTTGATGCGGACTACCAGCTGCTCGGACGACTACGGTATTGCCTGTTGTGTGTCATTCCAGGAATTGGGAAAACACATCCAGTTCTTCGGAGCACGTACCAATTTGGCGAAAACCTTACTGTTGGCCCTCAATCAGGGACGCTGCGAAAACACCGGAACGCAAGTGGTAAATGGTATTCCTGCAGTTAAAAGCGATTACCTGAACTACGATGAAGTGATTGCCAACTTCAAAATTGCCATGAAAGAAGTAGCACGCGTGTACAACGAATCGATGAACATCATTCACTACATGCACGACAAATATTACTACGAAAAGGCCCAGATGTCGTTAATCGATACAAATCCACGTATCAACCTCGCGTACGGTATTGCCGGTTTGTCGATTGTTGCCGACTCACTTTCGGCTATCAAGCATGCCAAGGTGAAGCCTGTTCGGAACGAAGATGGCTTAACAATTGATTTTGCGATTGAAGGCGATTTCCCGAAATACGGAAACGACGACGACCGTGTTGACCTGATCGCCCGCGATGTGGTGGCGCATTTCAGCAACGAGCTGAAACAACTACCGGTTTACAAGAATGCTAATCCAACCATGTCGGTACTGACGATTACCTCGAACGTAGTTTACGGTAAAAAGACCGGTGCAACACCTGACGGTCGTGGCAAAGGTGTGCCATTTGCTCCGGGGGCAAACCCGATGCACGGACGCGACACTCATGGTGCCATTGCCTCGTTGAATTCGGTGGCCAAGATCGACTATAAAGATTCGCAGGACGGTATTTCAAACACCTTCTCGATTGTTCCGAAGTCACTGGGACGTAACGAGGAAGAACGTGTTGCCAACTTAGTTGCCACTTTGGACGGCTACTTCGGGAAAAATGCACAGCACCTAAACGTCAACGTGCTTGACCGAGAGCTGCTGGAAGATGCCATGGCTCACCCGGAAGAATATCCACAGCTGACCATCCGGGTGTCAGGTTATGCAGTGAATTTTGTTCGCCTTTCGCGCGAACAGCAAATGGAAGTGCTCACCCGCTCCTTCCACGAAACCATGTAATTTTAACGAAAACAAATAAATCACCCGTACTTGGCAATCGAGTACGGGTATTTTTCACTAATACCCAGGGTATCTCCATGACTGAAACCTCGCCACAGTTGAAAGTTCATTCCATTGAATCGTTCGGAACGCACGACGGACCGGGAATTCGGCTGGTTGTGTTTTTGCAGGGCTGTAATTTGAAATGTCTTTACTGCCAAAATGCCGACACCATCAAGCACGAAGGCGGTCAGCTGATTGAACTAGATGAAATTGTGCGGCGCGCAGTCAACATGAAAACCTACTTTGGACAAAAAGGAGGCGTGACCGTTTCGGGGGGAGAACCTTTGCTGCAGAGCAAAACACTAGTTCCACTGTTTCAGAAACTAAAAGCTGAAGGCATTCACACCAACATCGACACCAATGCTACCGTGGCGAATGTGTACGCAAAGGAATTGATTAGCGAGCTTTCCGACCTCGTGATGTTCGACATCAAACACACCACCGAAGCCGGTTTTGAAAACCTGACCGGACGCAATGGATTGCAAACGGCCATTGAACTGATCTCCTTGCGCGAGAAAAGTCGAAAGCCCTACTGGCTGCGATATGTACTCATTCCGGGCTACACCAACAAGCCGGAGTACCTGCAGTGGCTGATCGATCAGTTTTCGGGAAACGAATACCTGGAACGAGTGGAAATTCTTCCCTACCACAAATTAGGACAATACAAATGGGAAGCCTTGGGCGAGAAGTACCAGTTGGAAGATGTGCGGGAAAATACTCCGGAGGAAGTTGAACAAGCCCGGACAATGCTTGACGGGCATTTTAAAGAAGTCATCAGTAAATAACGACGGGAACAAACAGACTTCACTACAAAACCAGGCGAATGACTATTGATAAATTACCATTTACGATTGTCTAACCATCATTTTTCTAAAATCTAATTTCTAAACGCATGAGCTTAAATACACCACCACGCATACTCGAAATCGCCGGCGAAACGGCAATCGTGAAAGACAATTACAAGGTCAAAAAAATATTGGTACTGAGTTTCCTGGCCGGCGCGTACATCTCGTTCGGCGGATTGCTTTCGATCATTGTCGGCGGTGGTATTCCCGAATTGGCAGCAAGCAATCCCGGTATTGCCAAGTTTATTTTCGGAGCCACTTTCCCTGTTGGCCTGATGATGGTTGTGATGGCCGGTGCTGAATTGTTTACCGGCAATAATGCCTATTTCATGCCCAACGTATTAAGTGGGCAACAAAGCTGGACCGCCCCTCTTCGTAATTGGGCATTGGTGTATTTTGGTAACTTTATCGGTTCGCTGGTCGTGGCTTATTTCCTGGTTCACCTCACCGATTTGGTCAGCCATGATCCCTGGCACCAAACTGTACTGAATATTGCGGAAAGCAAAACGTCGAATCCCTTCTACAAAACTTTTTTGAAAGGCATTGGTGCCAACTGGCTGGTGTGTTTAGCCATGTGGATGGGCATGTCGGCGCAGCATACAACCGGCAAAATCCTCGGCATTTGGTGGCCGGTGATGACTTTCGTTGCCTTGGGTTACGAACACTCCATTGCCAACATGTTCTTCATTCCGCTGGCTATTTTTGAAGGTTCAAGCGTAACGTGGTCCGACTTTGTGTTCCATAACCTGATTGCGGCAACACTGGGCAACATTGTAGGCGGGGCCTTCTTTGTTGGTACACTCTATTGGTATGCTTACGGAAAAAGGAAGACTGATCAGTGATCAGTCACAGTTTTCAGTAACCAAATTCAACATCTGAGGTACTTGGGGCTTGTGGCCTGAGACTAATTACCCATTTCAGCAATTAACTTCAGGATACATTTCCGGCACAGGCAACGGTCAAAAGTCGCACCGATATAATCCTGCACGTGTTCCGGAATTTTCAGGTCGGCGCACTCACAGTTCAAATCGCCGTAACAATGCAGATCGGCACCGCAGTTATCGCAGGTTTGTGCTTCGTAATTATTCATTCTTTGTCACTATTTCGCTATCCAAAACACCCGTCCGGAGATAGAGTTCAACAAAAGACATAAAAAAACCCACTGCGGTCAACAGTGGGCTCTCATTAGTTTACGAAGTTTTTATTCCTCGAAATGATTGCTGCTGTAGTAAGCCATATCCCGGGTAATTTTGCCCTCCTTATCGAAAGAGATCGACAGCATGATGGGTGCGGCAATTTTTTTCCCGCTTTCCTTCATCGTGGTACGCAAAATCCACCAGCTGTAAACATTGTACTCGTCATTTTTGGCGTAGTAAATGCAGTCGGGGTAGCCGACCTGTTCTAAATAAATATCTTCAGTTTTATCCCAGAAACCTTGCCAGCCTGCCAGAACTTCATCCAAACCAATACTTTCACGCCATTTCATGGTTGAATTACTGAAACGCGCACCTTCGGCATAAAACGTTTTTAAAGTCGCCGCATCTTTGGCCGCATAGGCATTCACGGCTTTGCGAACCGTAATAATGTAAGGATGCTGAATGTAGACTTCCCCATTTTCAATCGTTCCACCACTTGTGTTAATGGCTTCGAAGATGTCATTGTTAAAATATTGATGAAGAGAAGCGATCTTCCCGTCTTCGTTGAAACTATATAAATTATGAAGGCGCAGATCCATGTTGATGCCTGATTTCGTGTGGGTAGCTTTTATCCGCAGCCAATCCTGCACCCACAAACCTCCTTCATCATAAAGAATCGCGTCGGCATAAGCAGGTGTATCCGTAACTACCTTTAGATTTTCAAACTCTTTCGCCCACCAGTCGAGACCTTTAGCCATGTTTTCCTTGGGCGATCGCCAAAAGTTGCCATTTCGCACAATGGCTACAGTGTCAGCCAAAAACGAAGTGTAGGCATCTTTATCACCGGCAACAAAGGCTTGCCAAAATTGATTTACTTTCTGCAGAGCAGGATGTTCGATGTAAACTTTTCCGTTTTCTTTCTCCTGTGCGAAACCTGTTACAGCCAGGAAAAGCACAACGAGCAAAAGTGATAGCTTTTTCATACATGTAGAAATTTAGGTAAGTACTTAGAGAGATTATTTATACTGTATCTAAATAAATTTACGAAAAAAGAAATACAAAGACAACACAGATCCCTGACTGTCAGCATAATAAATAAAACATGCAGAAAAATTATCAACAACAGATCAGATTCGCAAAAACAAGAGAATCTAGAAATATCTTAACAAAAGGCTTGTCACTAGCAGGATTTTGAGACACGACTCAATTGCATATAAATAATTATAAAATGATAGTTATGATGATAATAAAGGATAAATTTATCTTATTTATTTTTTGAACTCATCATATTGATGTTCATCGATTTGAAATGTCGCTGATTTAAAACCCACCTTTGAAAAGAATTAAAAATATTGATAATCTAAATTAAGCAGTACAGTTGAGCTACTTTAAAACACGAGGTGCTTGCAGGAAATCCTGCAAGCACCTCGGTTGCCCAACAAATAAAATTGAGCTTTATATAGTCGGTAGAGCCTTTTTAGAGCTATTTAATCCGCTTTTTCATTTGCTCTGCTTTGTCTTCTTTAAACTGCTTTTTGTAGAGCTTGTATAGCGAAGTAATCACCAATTGGTCGTTTGGATATTCGGTTAACGACTCTTCGAGAATCACCCGTGCATCTTCGTAACCGGCATTAATATCGTCGAGGCGCTTTTTGGTACCGATGTAGTCTTCCAACTTCGCTTGGTTGGCTTTTTTGGCAGCTTCATAGCGTGCCACCTCGGCTTCGTTCTGAGCGTCGGTTTTCTCAAACATGGTTACACCCAGCATCTTTTTCGAGCGTTTGTCGCCGGGAAACTGTTCCTGCATACTTTGAAAAACACCAATGGCTTCGTCGTATTTCTGAATACGCTCCAGGCTGAACCCATACAAATACATGTAGTTTTTCTTGCCGGGATCACCTTCGTTCACTGCTTTGAAAGTTTCTGCCGATTGTTCGTATTTACCGGTGTTGAAATAAAGGTAAGCCAGTTTCTTATCGAAATCGAGCGACTCTTCCGGACTGGCCTCTTTTCCTTTCACCAGGATTTCTTCTGCTTTGTCATTTTGCTTCAAGCCCACATAGGCATCAGCCAGCAAACGGGAAGTACGTCCGGGATTGTAATTCAGCGCCATAGTTTCTTCCAGCAAAGGGATTGCCTTATCAAACTGGTCGATTTTCACATAATTCATACCGGCGCGGTATACGCAAGCGGTATCAACCACGTTGGCAGCTTTGTAAGCGGCATGCGCCTCTTCGAACAATCTCGCTGCATCGGCGTATTGCTCCTGCGATTCGGCACTAATCGCGTCACTCTTTAAAACATCGGCATTTTGCGCAGCCCCGAAAAAGACAAAAGCGCATACAATGAGGAGGGTAAAAAATATTCTTTTCATGTTTAAATTTTAAAATAGTAGCGTTAGTAATAATAGTGGGCGAAAGATACTCGAATTTTAGCAGTTATTGAAATACGCATAGATGAAATCATTCCGAAACATCGGCAAAAGCCTTCTTCAAAAAAAGATGTAACCATAACGTAACAGCTTTCAAATTGAAGCGCTAACTTCCATTTGTATTTTCGAACTTTACAAAAACAGAAAACGATGTTGAGATATTTATTCCTGACTGCCCTGTTTCTGGCTGTACAAAGCAGCCTTTGGGCACGCGAAATTCACGGACTTGTCAAATCGGGCAATCAAATCCTGCCCGGCATCATAGTAACCGACGGAACCAACTTCACACAAACCGGCTCCGATGGTACTTTTCAGCTGAACGCCGCCGATGCAGCCGACTTCATTTATATTTTCACACCCTCAGGATACTCGGCACCATTTGCAAGCGGCACTCCCCTGTTTTATCAAAACCTGAAAGCCGAAGCAACCGATTTTACATTTGAGCTCGAAAAACTTCCTTTCGACGACGACAAATATGCCTTGCTGGCAACTGCCGATCCCCAAACGCAAACACTTGAACAGTTTGAACGTTTCGAGCGAGAATCGGTGACTGACTTAAAGGCAAGTGTTGGTGCGTACGAAGCGAAAAAGACAAATACAATCGGCATTGCTTTGGGCGATATTGCCTGGGATGAGCTGGACCTTTTCAGCAATTACAAGCAAGCCATGGCAGGACTGGGAATACCATTCTACCCCGTAATCGGCAACCACGACCACGACTTGAATTTCAGCGACGATTACGCCAGTGCCGAAATTTACCGCCAGCAATTTGGGCCAACCTATTACGGTTTCAACCTGGGTTTACAGCATTACATTGTGCTGGATGACATTATTTACAAAGGCGACAAAAAATACGACGAAGCACTGACGACCGACCAACTGGATTGGGTCAGAAACTACCTCCAATTTATCCCGAAAGGCTCAGAATTGGTTTTCGCCATGCACGCCCCTTTCAGGAACGTTCAGAATGGACATGTCATTTCGAACGGGCAACAGCTGCTGGATATTTGCAAAGATTACCGGGTGAGTTTTATCTCGGGTCACACGCACCTCAACTCGAATATGGAAGTTGCTCCCGGTATCATTGAACACAACATCGGCGCAATTTGCGGAACCTGGTGGACCGCCGAGACCTGTCGCGACGGAACACCCAACGGCTACCAGGTATTTGAAGGAACACCAGAAAAACTGAGCTGGTACTATAAATCGGTAGGGCACGACCGGGATTACCAGTTAGTGGTTTTCGACAAAGGTGTTGTTGCCAATCAGGCGAATGCGGTGGTCGCAAAAGTCTGGAACTGGGATCAGGAATGGAAAATCGAATGGTTTGAAGACGGGAAAGCAATGGGCGCCATGAAACAGGTTTCGAACTACGATCCCCAGTACCTGCACTACCTGGCTGAACAAGTGAAAGACGGAGAAAAACGAGTGCCCGGCTACAAACAAAGCCAAAAGAGCTTTTTCTATTTTGCAGCCACTCCTTCGCTGAGTGCAAAGAAAATAAACGTCGTAGCGACTGATCGATTTGGGCAGCAATATGAAAAGGACATTGAATTGAACTCGACAGATGTGGAAGCGCACCGAGGTGGTGCCGGTCTGATGCCCGAAAATACGATTCAGTCGATGCTGAACGGTGTGAAATTAGGAGCCAATACACTGGAACTGGATTTACACATCACCAAAGACGGAAAAGTGATTGTTGTACACGATGCCTATTTAAACCCCGACCATACCACCAAACCAGATGGCAGCGAACTGACAGAAAAAGAGGCCCAAAACTTTTCATTTTACCAATTAACGTACGAGGAAATCAAAAAATACGACACCGGAAGCAAGCCGTACAAAAAATTTCCGGAGCAAGAGAAAGTGGCAACCTATATTCCTTTGGTCTCCGCACTAATCGACTCGGTCGAGCAATTTACCAGCCAAAACAACTTCAGCCCGATACACTACAACATTGAAATTAAATCGGACGAAGATTTAGAAAAAAAGGGTTTAATTCCGGACTACAAAGACTTTACCGACAAAGCCATG harbors:
- a CDS encoding tetratricopeptide repeat protein: MKRIFFTLLIVCAFVFFGAAQNADVLKSDAISAESQEQYADAARLFEEAHAAYKAANVVDTACVYRAGMNYVKIDQFDKAIPLLEETMALNYNPGRTSRLLADAYVGLKQNDKAEEILVKGKEASPEESLDFDKKLAYLYFNTGKYEQSAETFKAVNEGDPGKKNYMYLYGFSLERIQKYDEAIGVFQSMQEQFPGDKRSKKMLGVTMFEKTDAQNEAEVARYEAAKKANQAKLEDYIGTKKRLDDINAGYEDARVILEESLTEYPNDQLVITSLYKLYKKQFKEDKAEQMKKRIK
- the pflA gene encoding pyruvate formate-lyase-activating protein; translation: MTETSPQLKVHSIESFGTHDGPGIRLVVFLQGCNLKCLYCQNADTIKHEGGQLIELDEIVRRAVNMKTYFGQKGGVTVSGGEPLLQSKTLVPLFQKLKAEGIHTNIDTNATVANVYAKELISELSDLVMFDIKHTTEAGFENLTGRNGLQTAIELISLREKSRKPYWLRYVLIPGYTNKPEYLQWLIDQFSGNEYLERVEILPYHKLGQYKWEALGEKYQLEDVRENTPEEVEQARTMLDGHFKEVISK
- a CDS encoding formate/nitrite transporter family protein, whose amino-acid sequence is MSLNTPPRILEIAGETAIVKDNYKVKKILVLSFLAGAYISFGGLLSIIVGGGIPELAASNPGIAKFIFGATFPVGLMMVVMAGAELFTGNNAYFMPNVLSGQQSWTAPLRNWALVYFGNFIGSLVVAYFLVHLTDLVSHDPWHQTVLNIAESKTSNPFYKTFLKGIGANWLVCLAMWMGMSAQHTTGKILGIWWPVMTFVALGYEHSIANMFFIPLAIFEGSSVTWSDFVFHNLIAATLGNIVGGAFFVGTLYWYAYGKRKTDQ
- the pflB gene encoding formate C-acetyltransferase; the encoded protein is MKSTYPFKVGRWNEAIDVRDFVSKNITTYTGDYKFLCGPTENTKALWDICKQALKEERAKNGLRNVDTKIVSTIKSFPAGYIDKDKEVIVGLQTDELLKRAMKPYGGFKVVSRALAEHGYQPDANVAETFEKYAKTHNDGVFDTYTNEIRTFRSLGFLTGLPDNYARGRIIGDYRRVALYGINRLIEGKKEDLDNITGPMSDATIRLREEVAEQIKALYDMIEMGKAYELDLSRPAETAREAVQWTYMAYLAAVKEQDGAAMSLGSVSSFLDIFIDRDLEAGLITEEQAQEYIDQFVMKLRMVRHLRMEAYEQIFAGDPTWVTESIGGMLMDGRSKVTKTAFRFLNTLYNLGPSPEPNITILWSQQLPLHFKEFCAKVSIDTSSIQYENDDLMRTTSCSDDYGIACCVSFQELGKHIQFFGARTNLAKTLLLALNQGRCENTGTQVVNGIPAVKSDYLNYDEVIANFKIAMKEVARVYNESMNIIHYMHDKYYYEKAQMSLIDTNPRINLAYGIAGLSIVADSLSAIKHAKVKPVRNEDGLTIDFAIEGDFPKYGNDDDRVDLIARDVVAHFSNELKQLPVYKNANPTMSVLTITSNVVYGKKTGATPDGRGKGVPFAPGANPMHGRDTHGAIASLNSVAKIDYKDSQDGISNTFSIVPKSLGRNEEERVANLVATLDGYFGKNAQHLNVNVLDRELLEDAMAHPEEYPQLTIRVSGYAVNFVRLSREQQMEVLTRSFHETM
- a CDS encoding cysteine-rich CWC family protein, translated to MNNYEAQTCDNCGADLHCYGDLNCECADLKIPEHVQDYIGATFDRCLCRKCILKLIAEMGN
- a CDS encoding calcineurin-like phosphoesterase C-terminal domain-containing protein, whose translation is MLRYLFLTALFLAVQSSLWAREIHGLVKSGNQILPGIIVTDGTNFTQTGSDGTFQLNAADAADFIYIFTPSGYSAPFASGTPLFYQNLKAEATDFTFELEKLPFDDDKYALLATADPQTQTLEQFERFERESVTDLKASVGAYEAKKTNTIGIALGDIAWDELDLFSNYKQAMAGLGIPFYPVIGNHDHDLNFSDDYASAEIYRQQFGPTYYGFNLGLQHYIVLDDIIYKGDKKYDEALTTDQLDWVRNYLQFIPKGSELVFAMHAPFRNVQNGHVISNGQQLLDICKDYRVSFISGHTHLNSNMEVAPGIIEHNIGAICGTWWTAETCRDGTPNGYQVFEGTPEKLSWYYKSVGHDRDYQLVVFDKGVVANQANAVVAKVWNWDQEWKIEWFEDGKAMGAMKQVSNYDPQYLHYLAEQVKDGEKRVPGYKQSQKSFFYFAATPSLSAKKINVVATDRFGQQYEKDIELNSTDVEAHRGGAGLMPENTIQSMLNGVKLGANTLELDLHITKDGKVIVVHDAYLNPDHTTKPDGSELTEKEAQNFSFYQLTYEEIKKYDTGSKPYKKFPEQEKVATYIPLVSALIDSVEQFTSQNNFSPIHYNIEIKSDEDLEKKGLIPDYKDFTDKAMAVLLSKKLADRLLVQSFDTRTLNYLHDKYPETRLAFLVANVLGFNANMKKLNFTPEVYSPYYPLVNRSLMENCREAGVKVIPWTVDDEENIKKILGMQVDGIISNYPDRVLRVTRGY
- a CDS encoding nuclear transport factor 2 family protein, producing the protein MKKLSLLLVVLFLAVTGFAQEKENGKVYIEHPALQKVNQFWQAFVAGDKDAYTSFLADTVAIVRNGNFWRSPKENMAKGLDWWAKEFENLKVVTDTPAYADAILYDEGGLWVQDWLRIKATHTKSGINMDLRLHNLYSFNEDGKIASLHQYFNNDIFEAINTSGGTIENGEVYIQHPYIITVRKAVNAYAAKDAATLKTFYAEGARFSNSTMKWRESIGLDEVLAGWQGFWDKTEDIYLEQVGYPDCIYYAKNDEYNVYSWWILRTTMKESGKKIAAPIMLSISFDKEGKITRDMAYYSSNHFEE